From a region of the Helianthus annuus cultivar XRQ/B chromosome 5, HanXRQr2.0-SUNRISE, whole genome shotgun sequence genome:
- the LOC110939481 gene encoding O-fucosyltransferase 23 — MNSLVTKCLFLIVMALIIRSLLLPNSISVRVFEYGEFIPGNNVRRKFLEVPQIVWGLNNQKIAFARACLTARMLNRSLLMPSLSASLFYKEIDQLQPISFDKVFNFERFNSLCDGFVSVSRYSDVGNRSNLIEVQKGSGRRWTLERDLDQLKEFSKRDYDAYETIRVVGKNPFLWHDHWPVSDYAKVFECLVLVDEILKEANEVVSKIREFGSEITHDSLQQTPYVAIHMRIEKDWMIHCKKLEQRSNVSNICSSKEEITTRVANIPTLKPPTTLYLAVANELLEDNSILNGWKEGMHPIDKKRLGLTDLYKKHPYLIQAAIDYEVCLRANVFVGNSYSTFSSLLVLERTQKTLKTNMSHPCGNNVRWPSYAYNIEGESNAPQLWITNLSDSTLQAISYGSSSVSC; from the coding sequence ATGAATTCTTTGGTAACAAAGTGTTTGTTCTTGATTGTAATGGCTTTGATCATCAGAAGTCTTTTACTCCCCAACTCCATTTCGGTTCGTGTGTTTGAATATGGCGAATTCATACCGGGGAATAATGTAAGAAGGAAGTTCTTAGAGGTGCCTCAGATTGTTTGGGGATTAAACAATCAAAAGATTGCTTTCGCAAGAGCTTGTTTGACTGCTAGAATGTTAAATAGATCTCTTTTAATGCCTAGTTTAAGCGCGTCTTTGTTTTACAAAGAAATCGATCAGTTGCAGCCTATTTCGTTCGATAAAGTCTTCAACTTTGAGAGATTTAATTCTCTTTGTGATGGGTTTGTGAGCGTGAGTCGATATTCGGATGTTGGGAATCGAAGCAACTTAATCGAGGTTCAAAAGGGTAGTGGTAGGAGATGGACGCTTGAAAGAGATCTTGATCAGTTAAAAGAGTTTAGCAAGCGAGATTATGATGCGTATGAGACTATTCGAGTAGTTGGGAAGAACCCATTTCTATGGCATGATCATTGGCCCGTTAGCGATTATGCAAAGGTGTTTGAATGTTTGGTTTTAGTAGATGAAATCTTAAAAGAAGCAAATGAGGTCGTGTCGAAGATTAGAGAGTTTGGAAGTGAAATAACGCACGATTCTTTGCAACAAACGCCATATGTAGCAATCCATATGAGGATCGAAAAAGATTGGATGATACATTGTAAAAAACTAGAACAAAGATCAAATGTATCAAACATTTGTAGTAGTAAAGAGGAGATTACAACTAGAGTAGCAAACATTCCGACCCTAAAACCACCAACAACTCTTTATCTCGCCGTGGCTAATGAGCTTCTCGAAGACAATTCAATCTTAAACGGTTGGAAAGAAGGCATGCATCCGATTGACAAAAAACGCTTAGGATTAACCGATCTTTACAAAAAACATCCATATCTAATCCAAGCAGCCATAGACTACGAAGTTTGCTTAAGGGCCAACGTATTCGTGGGAAACAGCTATTCCACATTTTCCAGTCTTTTAGTTCTCGAGAGAACTCAAAAGACGCTCAAAACAAACATGTCACACCCATGTGGAAACAACGTCAGATGGCCATCGTACGCTTATAACATTGAAGGAGAATCCAACGCTCCACAACTATGGATAACAAATTTATCCGATTCAACTTTACAAGCTATTAGCTACGGTTCGAGTAGTGTCTCTTGTTAA
- the LOC110942242 gene encoding fructose-1,6-bisphosphatase, cytosolic — MDHAAEAMKTDLMTITRFVLNEQSKHPESRGDFSILLSHIVLGCKFVCAAVNKAGLAKLIGLAGETNVQGEEQKKLDVLSNEVFVKALVSSGRTCILVSEEDEEAIFVEPSKRGKYCVVFDPLDGSSNIDCGVSIGTIFGVYMLKDGDESRLEDVLQPGKNMLAAGYCMYGSSCTFVLSTGSGLNGFTLDPSLGEFILTHPDIKIPKKGKIYSVNEGNAKNWDGPTAKFVEKCKFPKDGSPAKSLRYIGSMVADVHRTLLYGGVFLYPADKKSPSGKLRVLYEVFPMSFLMEQAGGQSFTGKERALDLVPKKIHERSPIFLGSYDDVEEIKALYAAEEKA, encoded by the exons ATGGATCATGCTGCGGAGGCTATGAAGACGGATTTGATGACGATAACTCGGTTTGTGTTGAATGAGCAATCGAAACATCCTGAGTCGCGTGGTGATTTTAGTATTTTGCTTAGTCACATTGTTCTTGGTTGCAAGTTTGTTTGTGCTGCTGTTAATAAG GCAGGTTTAGCTAAACTCATTGGACTTGCTGGGGAGACCAATGTGCAG GGAGAAGAACAAAAGAAACTAGATGTTTTGTCAAATGAAGTTTTTGTGAAGGCATTGGTCAGCAGTGGCAGAACA TGCATACTTGTTTCCGAAGAGGACGAGGAAGCGATTTTTGTAGAACCATCCAAACGCGGAAA GTATTGCGTTGTTTTCGACCCTTTGGATGGATCTTCCAACATTGACTGTGGTGTTTCCATAGGGACT ATTTTTGGGGTCTACATGTTAAAAGACGGTGATGAGTCGCGTTTGGAAGATGTACTTCAGCCCGGAAAGAATATGCTGGCTGCTGGATACTGCATGTATGGTAGCTCTTGCACG TTTGTGTTAAGCACTGGATCTGGTTTGAATGGATTTACTCTTGATCCATCTCTAGGAGAGTTTATACTCACCCACCCTGACATTAAG ATCCCAAAGAAAGGAAAGATTTATTCTGTTAATGAAGGAAATGCTAAGAACTGGGATGGTCCCACTGCAAA GTTTGTGGAAAAATGCAAGTTCCCAAAGGATGGTTCACCAGCTAAATCTCTAAGATATATTGGAAG TATGGTTGCCGATGTTCATCGTACCTTACTCTATGGGGGTGTGTTTTTGTACCCTGCTGATAAGAAAAGCCCAAGTGGAAAACTAag GGTTCTTTATGAAGTGTTTCCTATGTCATTCTTGATGGAACAAGCTGGAGGGCAGTCATTTACTGGAAAAGAAAGG GCTCTTGATTTGGTCCCAAAGAAGATACATGAAAGATCTCCAATATTCCTGGGAAGCTATGATGATGTAGAAGAAATCAAGGCCCTGTATGCAGCTGAAGAGAAGGCATAG